The following are encoded in a window of Haliaeetus albicilla chromosome 1, bHalAlb1.1, whole genome shotgun sequence genomic DNA:
- the TMEM150C gene encoding transmembrane protein 150C isoform X2 — MACMDGKKCSIWMFLPLVFTLFTSAGLWIVYFIAVEDNKILPLNVPDRKPGSKRPPYISIAGDAPPASCVFSQVMNMAAFLALVVAVLRFIQLKPKVLNPWLNISGLVALCLASFGMTLLGNFQLSNDEEIHNVGTSLTFGFGTLACWIQSALTLKINLKNEGRKVGIPRVALSASITLCVVLYFILMAQGIHMHASRIQWGLVMCFLCYFGTFAVEFRHYRFEIVCSEYQENFLSFSESLSEASEYQTDQV; from the exons ATGGCCT GTATGGATGGGAAGAAATGCAGCATATGGATGTTTTTACCTCTTGTGTTTACCTTGTTTACATCAGCTGGATTATGGATAGT gTACTTTATAGCAGTGGAAGATAACAAAATTCTCCCACTAAATGTACCGGATAG GAAACCTGGTTCCAAAAGACCACCTTATATAAG TATTGCAGGTGATGCACCTCCTGCAAGCTGCGTGTTTAGCCAAGTCATGAACATGGCGGCATTTCTAG CGCTTGTCGTGGCTGTGCTGCGCTTCATTCAGCTGAAGCCAAAGGTGCTAAACCCTTGGCTGAACATCAGCGGCCTGGTGGCGTTATGCTTGGCCTCTTTTGGGATGACCCTACTCGGCAACTTTCAG CTTTCCAATGATGAGGAGATCCACAATGTGGGCACATCGCTGACCTTTGGCTTTGGGACCTTGGCGTGCTGGATCCAGTCTGCTCTCACCCTCAAGATCAACCTGAAGAACGAGGGACGGAAAGTTGGCATTCCACGAGTCGCCTTGTCAGCCAGCATCACCCTCTGTGTGGTACTCT ATTTCATCCTCATGGCACAGGGCATTCACATGCATGCTTCCAGGATTCAGTGGGGCCTGGTGATGTGCTTCCTGTGCTACTTTGGCACCTTTGCAGTGGAGTTCAGGCACTACAGATTTGAGATTGTTTGCTCCGAGTACCAGGAAAACTTTCTGAGCTTTTCCGAAAGCTTATCGGAAGCCTCTGAGTACCAGACAGATCAGGTGTAG
- the TMEM150C gene encoding transmembrane protein 150C isoform X1, with translation MASGMDGKKCSIWMFLPLVFTLFTSAGLWIVYFIAVEDNKILPLNVPDRKPGSKRPPYISIAGDAPPASCVFSQVMNMAAFLALVVAVLRFIQLKPKVLNPWLNISGLVALCLASFGMTLLGNFQLSNDEEIHNVGTSLTFGFGTLACWIQSALTLKINLKNEGRKVGIPRVALSASITLCVVLYFILMAQGIHMHASRIQWGLVMCFLCYFGTFAVEFRHYRFEIVCSEYQENFLSFSESLSEASEYQTDQV, from the exons ATGGCCT CAGGTATGGATGGGAAGAAATGCAGCATATGGATGTTTTTACCTCTTGTGTTTACCTTGTTTACATCAGCTGGATTATGGATAGT gTACTTTATAGCAGTGGAAGATAACAAAATTCTCCCACTAAATGTACCGGATAG GAAACCTGGTTCCAAAAGACCACCTTATATAAG TATTGCAGGTGATGCACCTCCTGCAAGCTGCGTGTTTAGCCAAGTCATGAACATGGCGGCATTTCTAG CGCTTGTCGTGGCTGTGCTGCGCTTCATTCAGCTGAAGCCAAAGGTGCTAAACCCTTGGCTGAACATCAGCGGCCTGGTGGCGTTATGCTTGGCCTCTTTTGGGATGACCCTACTCGGCAACTTTCAG CTTTCCAATGATGAGGAGATCCACAATGTGGGCACATCGCTGACCTTTGGCTTTGGGACCTTGGCGTGCTGGATCCAGTCTGCTCTCACCCTCAAGATCAACCTGAAGAACGAGGGACGGAAAGTTGGCATTCCACGAGTCGCCTTGTCAGCCAGCATCACCCTCTGTGTGGTACTCT ATTTCATCCTCATGGCACAGGGCATTCACATGCATGCTTCCAGGATTCAGTGGGGCCTGGTGATGTGCTTCCTGTGCTACTTTGGCACCTTTGCAGTGGAGTTCAGGCACTACAGATTTGAGATTGTTTGCTCCGAGTACCAGGAAAACTTTCTGAGCTTTTCCGAAAGCTTATCGGAAGCCTCTGAGTACCAGACAGATCAGGTGTAG
- the ENOPH1 gene encoding enolase-phosphatase E1 yields MGVLPVPAEVRAILLDIEGTTTPIAFVQETLFPYIKDNVKEYLRAHWEEEECQRDVGLLRKQAQEDSSLDGAVPIPLESGSGEEELERVIQAVVDNVHWQMSLDRKTTALKQLQGHMWRAAYATGHVKGELFEDVVPAIRKWREAGMKVYIYSSGSIEAQKLLFGYSTEGDILELFDGHFDTKIGPKVESESYRRIAATIGCATNNILFLTDVPREANAAEEADTHVAVVIRPGNAGLTDDEKSYYSLISSFTELFLPSST; encoded by the exons atgggcGTGCTGCCGGTGCCGGCGGAGGTGCGCGCCATCCTGCTGGACATCGAGGGCACCACAACCCCCATCGCCTTCGTCCAG gagaccttgtTCCCTTACATCAAAGACAATGTGAAGGAGTATCTGCGTGCTcactgggaggaagaggagtgcCAGCGGGATGTTGGACTTCTGAGGAAACAG GCTCAGGAGGACTCCAGCTTGGACGGGGCTGTGCCGATCCCTTTGGAGAGTGGAAGTGgggaagaggagctggagcGGGTCATCCAGGCAGTTGTAGACAACGTGCATTGGCAGATGTCTCTGGACAGGAAGACCACAGCACTGaagcagctgcagggccacatgTGGAGGGCAGCCTATGCTACCGGGCATGTCAAAGGAGA ACTCTTCGAGGACGTGGTTCCAGCCATCCGAAAGTGGCGGGAAGCGGGGATGAAGGTCTATATCTACTCCTCGGGCAGCATTGAAGCCCAGAAGCTTTTGTTCGGATACTCTACAGAAGGTGATATCCTAGAG CTCTTTGACGGCCACTTTGATACCAAAATAGGCCCCAAGGTAGAAAGTGAGAGCTACAGAAGGATTGCCGCCACTATTGGGTGCGCCACCAACAACATCCTCTTCCTGACGGATGTCCCTCGAG AAGCCAACGCAGCCGAGGAAGCGGATACTCACGTGGCTGTGGTGATCAGACCAGGCAACGCAGGACTGACGGATGATGAGAAATCGTATTATAGCCTCATCTCATCTTTCACCGAacttttcctgccttcctccaCTTAG
- the HNRNPDL gene encoding heterogeneous nuclear ribonucleoprotein D-like, whose protein sequence is MEDATEMSGGPEEFAEGSKINASKNQQDDGKMFIGGLSWDTSKKDLTEYLSRFGEVVDCTIKTDPVTGRSRGFGFVLFKDAASVEKVLELKEHKLDGKLIDPKRAKALKGKEPPKKVFVGGLSPDTSEEQIKEYFGAFGEIENIELPMDTKTNERRGFCFITYTDEEPVKKLLESRYHQIGSGKCEIKVAQPKEVYRQQQQQQKGGKSNTAGGRGGGRGRGRGQGQNWNQGFNNYYDQGYGNYNSAYSDQSYSGYGGYDYSGYNYPNYGYGPGYTDYSGQQSTYGKASRGGGNHQNNYQPY, encoded by the exons ATGGAGGACGCGACCGAGATGAGCGGCGGCCCGGAGGAGTTCGCCGAGGGCTCCAAGATCAACGCAAGCAAGAACCAGCAGGACGACGG gaaaatgtttatTGGAGGCCTCAGCTGGGACACCAGCAAGAAAGACTTGACAGAGTATCTCTCTCGGTTTGGCGAGGTTGTGGATTGTACGATTAAAACAGACCCGGTCACTGGGAGGTCGAGGGGGTTTGGGTTCGTGCTCTTCAAGGACGCTGCCAGCGTGGAGAAG GTGTTGGAACTGAAGGAACACAAACTGGATGGAAAGTTAATAGATCCTAAAAGGGCAAAAGCCTTAAAAGGGAAGGAGCCaccaaaaaaagtatttgttggTGGGCTGAGTCCAGATACATCTGAAGAACAGATTAAAGAGTACTTTGGTGCTTTTGGCGAG ATTGAAAACATTGAGCTTCCCATGGACACAAAGACGAACGAAAGGAGGGGCTTCTGTTTTATCACGTACACAGATGAAGAGCCAGTAAAGAAGTTACTAGAAAGCAGATACCATCAAATTGGTTCAGGCAAG TGTGAGATCAAAGTAGCACAGCCCAAAGAGGTATAcaggcaacagcagcagcagcagaaaggaggaaaaagcaacaCGGCTGGCGGAAGAGGAGGTGGAAGGGGGCGTGGACGGG GTCAGGGACAAAACTGGAATCAAGGATTTAATAACTACTATGATCAAGGCTATGGAAACTACAATAGCGCTTATAGTGATCAAAGCTACAGTGGCTATGGAGGATATGACTATTCTGGGTACAACTATCCCAATTACGGATATGGGCCAGGATACACAGATTACAGTG GTCAACAAAGCACATATGGAAAGGCATCCCGTGGTGGCGGCAATCACCAAAACAACTACCAGCCGTACTAA